One part of the Gossypium raimondii isolate GPD5lz chromosome 1, ASM2569854v1, whole genome shotgun sequence genome encodes these proteins:
- the LOC105786189 gene encoding myb family transcription factor PHL5: MNTQKLDYQENVEQNLGFSRDCNFEYVGFQQPWNMATPMVDGTVSHHPKSSSSSTILVGFQTPGAAFYATERCMGFPQYGSSSQGAATSFCSQYNKLCNSQLPSFHASGDNFSIQSLMKSQIFCNQYEKSSDKSCTTTQDPSHDLSNLLGTNAATLPNHFSVPFRGNQDQGAYCNSHGSSPAKLSFFLQEKQSSPRSFSVSPSSTGTVLTSKTRIRWTQDLHDKFVDCVKRLGGAEKATPKAILKLMDTEGLTIFHVKSHLQKYRIAKYMPDSAQGKSEKRNDLTQIDVKTGLHLTEALQLQLDVQRRLHEQLEIQRNLQLRIEEQGRQLKMMIDQQQKTSESLLKNQDFNINPFDPSISFQDVFETSIAESSGTGNISSKIS; the protein is encoded by the exons atgaaCACTCAGAAGCTTGATTACCAAGAAAATGTAGAACAGAACCTTGGGTTCAGTAGGGACTGCAATTTTGAATATGTTGGTTTTCAACAGCCATGGAACATGGCTACTCCCATGGTTGATGGAACTGTTTCGCATCAcccaaaatcatcatcttccagTACAATTCTGGTTGGTTTTCAGACACCAGGTGCTGCCTTTTATGCAACTGAAAGATGTATGGGGTTTCCACAGTACGGGTCATCGTCTCAAGGAGCTGCCACTTCTTTTTGTTCTCAATACAACAAGTTGTGCAATTCTCAGCTTCCTTCATTCCATGCCTCTGGGGACAACTTTTCCATCCAATCACTAATGAAATCCCAGATTTTTTGCAATCAATACGAGAAATCTTCGGATAAGTCCTGCACAACCACACAAGATCCCTCGCATGATCTAAGTAACTTGCTTGGAACCAATGCTGCCACCCTTCCCAATCACTTTTCTGTTCCTTTCCGAGGAAATCAAGATCAAGGG GCTTATTGTAATTCACATGGTTCTTCGCCTGCAAAACTAAGTTTCTTTCTACAAGAGAAGCAATCAAGTCCCAGGAGCTTTTCGGTTTCTCCTAGTTCAACCGGCACGGTGCTCACTAGTAAAACTCGAATAAGGTGGACACAAGATCTCCACGACAAGTTCGTGGACTGTGTTAAACGCCTTGGGGGTGCTGAGA AAGCAACTCCAAAGGCAATTCTGAAACTAATGGATACTGAAGGATTGACCATCTTCCATGTGAAAAGCCATTTGCAG AAATACCGAATTGCAAAATACATGCCAGACTCTGCTCAAG GAAAATCAGAGAAAAGAAACGATTTAACTCAGATTGATGTCAAAAC TGGTTTGCACCTCACAGAGGCATTGCAGCTTCAGTTGGATGTTCAAAGACGTCTTCATGAACAATTAGAG ATTCAGCGAAATCTACAGCTTCGAATAGAAGAGCAAGGAAGGCAACTTAAGATGATGATTGATCAACAACAGAAAACTAGTGAAAGCCTCTTAAAAAACCAAGATTTCAACATCAATCCATTTGATCCTTCAATTAGCTTTCAAGATGTTTTTGAAACTTCTATTGCAGAAAGTTCAGGAACTGGTAACATATCATCCAAGATAAGTTAG
- the LOC128035427 gene encoding uncharacterized protein LOC128035427, with protein sequence MVVNRRFARSISVEIYSRRLETFRVTENIGRRPRSYGVDLRNRRCECRKFETLHYPYAHVVAAYAKVNLDVEQYVDDVYTLEHTLRVWENEFPVLPNLSTWEVPPITFELVPDRGLRRNPRGRPQSSRIRNEMDIREKSDEKRCGICRLSGHNRNKCPNRNFHVGQSSGSSRN encoded by the coding sequence ATGGTCGTAAACCGTCGGTTTGCGAGGTCAATAAGCGTGGAAATATATTCACGACGACTGGAAACGTTTCGAGTTACTGAGAACATCGGTCGTCGACCTAGGTCCTATGGAGTTGATCTTCGGAACAGACGGTGTGAGTGCAGGAAGttcgaaacacttcattatccctATGCGCATGTCGTGGCAGCGTATGCTAAAGTCAACCTTGATGTTGAacaatatgtcgatgatgtgtacacgctAGAGCACACATTGCGTGTCTGGGAGAATGAGTTCCCCGTCCTGCCGAACCTATCTACGTGGGAGGTGCCGCCGATCACTTTCGAGCTTGTCCCAGATAGAGGGCTACGGAGGAATCCAAGGGGTCGTCCGCAGTCAAGCAGAATCCGTAATGAgatggacattagggagaaatctgaCGAAAAGCGTTGTGGAATATGCAGGTTAAGTGGTCATAATAGGAACAAATGCCCTAACCGAAACTTTCATGTTGGGCAGTCGTCGGGATCGAGTCGAAATTGA